The nucleotide sequence GATTATTGCAACACTAAATGTATCTTTTTTAGAGTCAATAACCGTAAGACTTACTCCATTAATTGTTATCGAACCTTTTTCAATAGTAAGATTTCCTAATGAAGAGTCATATTTAAAAGTATATTCCCAACTTCCGTTAAGTTCTATTGCTTTTGTACATGTTGCGATTTGATCTACATGTCCTTGAACAATATGACCATCTAGCCTATCACCAAGTTTCATAGCCCTTTCAAGATTTACTTTATCATTAATTTTTAAGGCTCCAATGTTAGACTTATCGATTGTTTCTTTAATCGCAGTTACAGTATATTCATCATCGTTTAAATTTACAACAGTTAAACAAACACCATTATGAGCGACACTTTGGTCGATTTTTAGCTCATGGGTTATATTACTTTTAATAGTGATATCAATATTTTCTTTATCTTTTATCAAGTCTCTAACTATTCCAAGATCTTCTATAATACCAGTAAACATATAACGGTTTTATTTAGTTAAATTTGTACCATCAAAATTACAAACAAAAGTCATCATTACTAATGAGAAGCGAGGAAAAAATTTTAGTAGGTATATCCATAGGAGATCTTAATGGGATTGGTGGCGAAATTATTCTTAAAACTTTTGAGGATGATAGAATTCTTGATTTTTGCACACCTATTATTTATGCATCTATTAAAACAATAGCGTTTTTAAAAAATCATTTTAAAAGTGGTATAAATTTTAATAGTATTCATAAACCTGAACAAGCTATACATGGAAAAATAAATGTTTTAAATGTATGGAAGGAAAATGTTGCTATTAATTTTGGCGGTGAAGATATGAAGATAGGTGAGTATGCTATTAAATCTTTTAAAGCAGCTACAAATGATTTAAAAGAAAAAAAAATAGATGTATTGGTTACTGCTCCAATAAATAAACACAATATTCAATCAGAATCTTTCAACTTTCCAGGACATACAGATTACTTATCTAAAGAACTAGCAGGAGAAGGGCTTATGTTTATGGTTACAGACGATTTAAAAGTAGGCCTTCTCACAGATCACGTTCCTGTTAGTCAAGTTTCATCAAAAATCACCAAAGAACTAATCACTTCAAAAATTGAGACAATTAGTAAAACATTAAAAATAGACTTTGGAATAAGGAAACCTAAAATAGCGGTTTTAGGCATTAACCCTCATACTGGAGATAATGGTGTTATTGGAACAGAAGACGATGATATTTTAAAGCCAACATTAATAGATATACGCAAAACAGGAAAATTAGTCTTTGGTCCATATTCGGCTGATAGTTTTTTTGGTTCAAATAGTTATAAGAATTTTGACGCAATCATTGCCGCATACCACGATCAAGGGCTTATTCCTTTTAAAACCCTGTCTTTTGGACAAGGCGTAAATTTTACAGCAGGGCTAAGTGGTGTTCGGACTTCTCCAGACCATGGAACAGCCTATGAAATAGCAGGAAAAGGAGAAGCAGATAATAGTTCTTTTAAAGAAGCATTATATGCTGGGATTCAAATTTTTAAGAATCGTCAAGAGTTCAAAAAAATTAGTAGCAACCCATTAAAAAAGCAAAGACAAAAGATATAAACAAAAAAATGTTTATAACCCTAAATAGGTAAATATAATTTTATATATTTGCACGCTCGAAATAAATGTGAAGATGAAGAAACTGAAAGAGTTTATAATTCAATTTATAGGATTAAAACAAGGAGAACATAATTTCGAGTATAAAATTGAAAATAAGTTCTTTAACCATTTTGAGTACGACGAGTTTAATGATGCAAATCTTGATGTAAAAGTTGTTTTAAATAAAAAAACCACTCTTTTAGAATTGCATTTTATAGTGTCAGGAACAGTTAATATAAACTGTGATTTAACAAACGAACCTTTCGACCAAGTTATTGAAAATGATTTTAATTTGGTTGTAAAGTTTGGGAATGAATACAATGATGAAAATGAGGAGATTTTAATTATACCTCATTCCGAATATGAAGTTGATATTTCGCAATATATATATGAATTAATTGTGTTATCGGTACCATTTAAAAGAGTTCATCCAGGAGTAATAGATGGGACTTTAAATTCAGAAATACTCAATAAACTTGAAGAATTAAGCCCAAAAAGCTTAGATGAAAAAACAGAAAATGAGGATATTGATCCTCGTTGGAATACATTAAAAAAACTATTAACGGATAAATAATTATAGAAAATGGCACATCCTAAAAGAAAAATCTCGAAAACAAGAAGAGATAAGAGAAGAACACATTACAAGGCAACTGTACCACAAATTGCTACGTGTCCTACTACAGGAGAGGCGCACTTATACCATAGAGCTCATTGGCATGAGGGAAAACTTTATTACAGAGGTCAGGTATTAGTAGATAATTCTCAAGAGGAAAATATAGCATAAGCAATATGCACACAAAATAATTAAGCGCTCACTTGTGAGCGTTTTTTTTATGATAAATTTTTTTTGAAGTCAAAAACACCTATTTTGCAGCATTATTTGTTCAAAAAGTGGTATTTTTCATCACTTTTTTGACGTTTTACGTCAATTTTGTGATTTTTTGTTCAAAACTAAACTATAACTATGAGTAAGATCACAGCAGCAATTACAGCTGTTGGCGCATACGTGCCAGAAT is from Pontimicrobium sp. SW4 and encodes:
- a CDS encoding riboflavin synthase, which gives rise to MFTGIIEDLGIVRDLIKDKENIDITIKSNITHELKIDQSVAHNGVCLTVVNLNDDEYTVTAIKETIDKSNIGALKINDKVNLERAMKLGDRLDGHIVQGHVDQIATCTKAIELNGSWEYTFKYDSSLGNLTIEKGSITINGVSLTVIDSKKDTFSVAIIPYTYKHTNFNNLKKGSIVNLEFDVIGKYVSKLQKM
- the pdxA gene encoding 4-hydroxythreonine-4-phosphate dehydrogenase PdxA codes for the protein MRSEEKILVGISIGDLNGIGGEIILKTFEDDRILDFCTPIIYASIKTIAFLKNHFKSGINFNSIHKPEQAIHGKINVLNVWKENVAINFGGEDMKIGEYAIKSFKAATNDLKEKKIDVLVTAPINKHNIQSESFNFPGHTDYLSKELAGEGLMFMVTDDLKVGLLTDHVPVSQVSSKITKELITSKIETISKTLKIDFGIRKPKIAVLGINPHTGDNGVIGTEDDDILKPTLIDIRKTGKLVFGPYSADSFFGSNSYKNFDAIIAAYHDQGLIPFKTLSFGQGVNFTAGLSGVRTSPDHGTAYEIAGKGEADNSSFKEALYAGIQIFKNRQEFKKISSNPLKKQRQKI
- a CDS encoding DUF177 domain-containing protein; translated protein: MKKLKEFIIQFIGLKQGEHNFEYKIENKFFNHFEYDEFNDANLDVKVVLNKKTTLLELHFIVSGTVNINCDLTNEPFDQVIENDFNLVVKFGNEYNDENEEILIIPHSEYEVDISQYIYELIVLSVPFKRVHPGVIDGTLNSEILNKLEELSPKSLDEKTENEDIDPRWNTLKKLLTDK
- the rpmF gene encoding 50S ribosomal protein L32; this encodes MAHPKRKISKTRRDKRRTHYKATVPQIATCPTTGEAHLYHRAHWHEGKLYYRGQVLVDNSQEENIA